Proteins co-encoded in one Nonlabens agnitus genomic window:
- a CDS encoding Nif3-like dinuclear metal center hexameric protein, which yields MKIKDITDHIEQLAPLHYAQDFDNVGLLVGEYTTQVTGVLITLDCLENVVQEAIEKKCNLIVTFHPIIFSGLKHLKPTDYVRRAVLKAIKHDIAIYATHTALDMAHGGVSYRMAQELKLQNVETLVPERSVIKKLMVHVPDTHKKDLQEALFVAGAGQLGNYSECSFSIAGTGTFKGNEHSNPSLGSPGVREVASEVLLEVAYLPHLERSILSAMMKHHPYEEVSYSIQTLENEYARMGMGTVGELEQPLASDEFLKLVKTTFNAGVVRSSLSRKRNIHKVALLGGSGSFAIKDAISRGADAYITADLKYHDFFQGENILLCDVGHYESEQFTKNLLQEYISEKFSIFAILCAQTQTNPVNYT from the coding sequence ATGAAAATCAAGGATATTACAGACCACATTGAACAATTGGCACCGCTACATTATGCGCAGGATTTTGATAATGTTGGATTGCTGGTTGGAGAATACACAACTCAGGTTACCGGTGTTTTGATCACCTTGGACTGCTTAGAGAATGTGGTGCAGGAAGCGATAGAAAAAAAATGCAACTTGATCGTCACCTTTCATCCCATCATCTTTTCAGGCTTAAAGCATCTCAAACCTACCGATTATGTGAGGCGAGCAGTTCTTAAAGCCATCAAACACGATATTGCCATATATGCGACACACACTGCATTAGACATGGCCCATGGCGGCGTGAGCTATCGCATGGCGCAAGAATTGAAACTTCAAAACGTTGAAACACTGGTGCCAGAACGATCAGTGATCAAAAAACTGATGGTTCATGTTCCAGATACCCATAAAAAGGACCTTCAAGAAGCCTTATTTGTGGCTGGCGCTGGGCAATTGGGAAATTATAGCGAGTGTAGCTTTAGCATTGCAGGAACCGGAACATTCAAGGGAAACGAGCACAGCAATCCATCCTTGGGCTCTCCAGGCGTTAGAGAAGTGGCAAGCGAGGTCCTTCTGGAAGTGGCATATCTGCCGCATCTGGAACGATCGATCTTGAGCGCGATGATGAAGCACCATCCTTATGAAGAGGTCTCCTACTCCATCCAGACGCTAGAAAACGAGTACGCTAGAATGGGAATGGGAACCGTTGGAGAATTGGAACAACCACTAGCCAGCGATGAATTTTTAAAACTCGTAAAGACAACGTTTAACGCTGGTGTGGTGAGAAGTTCGCTTTCGCGAAAGCGAAACATCCATAAAGTAGCTTTATTAGGAGGTTCTGGCTCCTTTGCCATTAAAGATGCCATCAGTAGAGGTGCAGATGCCTACATCACCGCAGACCTGAAATATCACGACTTTTTCCAAGGCGAAAACATCTTGCTTTGCGACGTGGGACACTATGAAAGTGAGCAGTTCACAAAAAACCTATTGCAGGAATATATTAGCGAGAAATTTAGTATTTTTGCAATCCTTTGCGCACAGACGCAAACAAACCCTGTAAATTACACATAG
- the lpxK gene encoding tetraacyldisaccharide 4'-kinase, with the protein MTGLRFLLYPFSILYDGVTGLRNYGFDKGWINATSFEIPIIAVGNLSTGGTGKSPMVEYLVRQHAGHKIAVLSRGYGRATKGYLEVFESSKATEVGDEPLQFKLKFRDQLIVSVCEKRVDGIKRLLEDHDLDLIILDDAFQHRYVKASHYVLLTHYSQPYFNDALLPAGNLRESRAGADRAQSIVVTKCPDGLTEAEMISINERIKPKAYQKVYFSKISYSDHAIGQHHELDLSSLKGKDVKVITGIAKPEYFIRFLERFVIIQHLKFPDHYNFRASDLDGLQKDDIILTTEKDYVRLKEFNLENLYYVGITTVFIGEEPQINISGN; encoded by the coding sequence ATGACAGGCCTACGATTTTTGCTGTATCCGTTTTCGATTCTTTATGATGGTGTTACCGGCTTGCGCAACTACGGTTTTGATAAAGGCTGGATCAACGCTACTTCATTTGAAATTCCCATCATTGCTGTAGGTAATTTGAGTACTGGTGGCACCGGCAAGTCTCCTATGGTGGAATACCTCGTAAGGCAGCATGCTGGCCATAAAATCGCTGTCCTAAGTCGTGGTTATGGTCGTGCCACCAAAGGTTATCTAGAAGTTTTTGAATCTAGTAAGGCGACTGAGGTAGGTGATGAACCTTTGCAATTCAAACTGAAATTTAGGGATCAATTGATAGTTTCGGTTTGTGAAAAACGTGTGGATGGCATCAAACGACTTTTAGAAGATCATGATTTAGATCTTATAATACTGGATGATGCTTTCCAACATCGATATGTCAAGGCGTCCCATTATGTGCTATTGACACATTACAGCCAGCCATACTTCAATGATGCACTGTTGCCTGCTGGTAATTTAAGAGAGTCCAGAGCTGGAGCTGATCGTGCTCAAAGTATCGTTGTTACAAAATGTCCAGATGGACTCACTGAAGCTGAAATGATTTCTATCAACGAGCGAATCAAGCCAAAAGCCTATCAGAAAGTTTATTTTTCTAAAATCTCGTATAGCGATCATGCGATTGGGCAGCATCATGAACTAGACTTGTCTAGTCTAAAGGGAAAAGATGTCAAGGTGATTACTGGAATAGCAAAACCAGAATACTTTATTCGATTTCTAGAAAGATTTGTAATTATCCAGCATTTGAAATTCCCAGATCATTATAATTTTAGAGCTTCAGATCTGGATGGTCTGCAAAAAGATGACATTATTCTCACCACCGAAAAGGATTACGTGAGACTCAAAGAATTTAATCTGGAAAATTTATACTACGTGGGAATCACTACCGTCTTCATAGGTGAAGAGCCTCAGATTAATATATCTGGTAATTAG
- a CDS encoding tetratricopeptide repeat-containing hybrid sensor histidine kinase/response regulator, with protein MAQDTDSRLSQEGQQIAVDAMLERANLELQSNRFTEAQKTLQAAMEIASDSAIHLRTQVVEANFFIYTGQLDEAQKNVDRLKSQIPLTSDFYIDLLLIQADIHIRKKEYLLADEILKTINIALTKSQDSTNALKARYLSANLNLSTANYTEALEIYKDIIPKLREQSLFYFESKATFNLAETHFEKGDYDSANEVVEQAVSKASSYGFTGILLSCYYLKSSVEKGLGNYEQALLFLEKYQQLKDSQSNDTNSLATSSASIDKVGELKKELLAKDQLIADQDTKLKGRGMQNILFFVLLTLMSLLTMSLFKNNKLRAKSNQTLEGKNSALMDERDRAQDAAKIKADFLSTITHELRTPMYAVTGLTHLLLETEPRHDQREHLETLQSSGEYLLSLIDNILDFNKLEANKVELEQIPFDLKKRVEDITTSLTNQAKDQGNSLSLEFDSRIPSRIKGDPVKMSQILINLVGNAIKFTKNGNVWIRVDQVKQVEDRCLIHFEVEDNGKGISEEKQQDIFNNFTQEGSSTTREYGGTGLGLAIVKNLVSLMGSQIVLDSKIGRGSIFSFDLWFELPDTNKFYEDKNLKIYETETEEEYPEYKKPVRSPKTQKEDKTASIEKTEKIEPVTAEENKAPQNQEDAAKKETQETSEGKNNDVIGLKKATPIELISKKILIVEDNKINQMITRKILEGKNFDCDIANNGIEALGKIKENTYDLVLMDIHMPGMDGKQCTREVRKFDRELPIIALTAVTLDESEKEFYEIGFDDIIPKPFKMDEFFEKIQKAFTNYQIY; from the coding sequence ATGGCGCAGGATACAGACAGCAGGCTATCTCAGGAAGGCCAGCAAATCGCTGTTGATGCCATGTTGGAGCGCGCAAATCTTGAACTACAAAGCAACCGTTTTACCGAGGCCCAGAAAACACTGCAGGCCGCCATGGAGATTGCAAGTGACTCTGCCATACATTTAAGAACGCAGGTCGTTGAGGCGAACTTCTTTATTTATACGGGACAATTAGACGAGGCTCAAAAAAATGTGGATCGTCTTAAAAGTCAGATACCGCTGACGTCAGATTTTTATATAGATCTACTTCTTATCCAAGCGGATATTCACATTAGAAAAAAAGAATATCTCCTAGCTGATGAGATTTTGAAGACGATCAATATTGCGTTGACTAAATCACAGGACAGCACGAATGCACTTAAGGCTCGATACTTATCGGCTAATTTGAATTTGAGCACTGCCAACTATACGGAAGCACTGGAAATCTACAAGGATATCATTCCTAAACTACGTGAGCAGAGTTTATTCTACTTTGAATCTAAAGCCACCTTCAACCTAGCGGAAACGCACTTTGAAAAAGGTGACTATGACAGTGCCAACGAGGTTGTGGAGCAAGCTGTTTCTAAGGCGAGTAGCTATGGATTTACAGGCATATTACTTAGCTGCTATTATTTAAAATCGTCTGTTGAAAAAGGCTTGGGCAACTATGAACAAGCGTTGTTATTCTTAGAGAAATATCAGCAACTTAAAGATAGTCAATCCAACGACACCAATTCACTCGCAACCAGCTCAGCATCTATTGATAAAGTAGGTGAGCTTAAAAAAGAGCTTTTGGCAAAAGATCAACTTATAGCAGATCAGGACACAAAATTGAAAGGTCGTGGGATGCAGAACATCCTGTTTTTTGTATTGCTTACGCTCATGTCCTTATTGACCATGTCCTTATTTAAGAATAATAAGCTAAGAGCGAAAAGTAATCAAACTCTAGAAGGCAAGAACTCTGCTCTTATGGATGAACGTGATCGAGCGCAAGATGCTGCCAAAATAAAAGCAGATTTCTTATCTACTATTACTCACGAACTGCGCACACCTATGTATGCCGTTACCGGTTTGACGCACTTATTATTAGAGACTGAACCTAGACATGATCAAAGAGAGCATCTAGAAACGCTTCAATCTTCAGGTGAATATCTATTATCATTGATCGACAATATTCTGGACTTCAATAAATTGGAAGCCAATAAAGTCGAGCTGGAGCAGATTCCGTTTGACCTTAAAAAGCGAGTGGAAGACATTACGACGTCTCTAACTAATCAAGCTAAGGATCAAGGCAACAGCCTAAGCCTAGAATTTGACAGTAGAATCCCAAGTCGTATTAAAGGTGATCCTGTTAAGATGTCTCAAATTCTTATCAACCTTGTGGGCAATGCCATCAAGTTCACCAAAAACGGTAATGTTTGGATTAGAGTGGATCAGGTAAAACAAGTTGAGGATAGATGCCTTATTCACTTTGAAGTAGAGGATAATGGTAAAGGAATATCTGAAGAGAAACAACAGGACATCTTCAACAACTTTACGCAGGAAGGTTCCAGTACTACGAGAGAATATGGTGGTACCGGTCTAGGATTAGCTATTGTGAAAAACCTTGTAAGCCTCATGGGTAGTCAGATCGTTCTGGATAGTAAGATAGGAAGAGGTAGTATTTTCTCTTTTGATCTTTGGTTTGAGTTACCAGATACCAATAAGTTTTATGAAGATAAAAACTTAAAGATCTACGAAACGGAAACAGAAGAAGAGTATCCAGAGTACAAGAAACCAGTAAGGTCTCCTAAGACCCAAAAAGAAGATAAAACCGCTTCCATCGAGAAGACGGAAAAAATAGAACCAGTTACTGCCGAAGAAAATAAAGCACCACAGAATCAAGAAGACGCTGCTAAAAAAGAAACTCAAGAAACATCAGAAGGTAAAAACAACGATGTCATTGGCCTCAAAAAGGCTACTCCTATTGAACTCATCTCTAAGAAAATTCTGATTGTTGAGGACAACAAGATCAACCAAATGATCACTCGCAAGATTCTTGAAGGAAAGAATTTTGACTGTGACATTGCAAACAATGGTATTGAGGCATTAGGTAAGATCAAGGAGAATACATATGATCTAGTTTTAATGGACATACACATGCCAGGCATGGATGGCAAGCAGTGTACTCGTGAAGTGCGCAAATTTGATCGTGAGCTCCCTATTATCGCCCTTACCGCTGTGACTCTGGACGAATCAGAGAAAGAATTCTATGAGATTGGGTTTGACGATATCATACCTAAACCTTTTAAAATGGATGAATTCTTTGAAAAGATCCAAAAGGCCTTTACTAATTACCAGATATATTAA